The following are encoded together in the Streptomyces sp. NBC_01465 genome:
- a CDS encoding DUF5107 domain-containing protein, with amino-acid sequence MATTVRRAVLTLPAAPLGPENPLPALRPLDEAHGIDTEGRTDLPRDMARQIGYEPLRTLLPVRVLDGYGRERTPTGLEAIVIENDRLRATVLPGLGGRIQSLFHKPTDRELLYRNPVLQPADFALNGAWFSGGIEWNIGATGHTTLTCAPLHAALVPAPDGGDMVRLWEWERLRDLPYQIDLWLPADSDFLHVGVRIRNPHETAVPTYWWSNIAVPEDESTRVVAPADEAWHFGYERTLRRVPVPELDGIDRTYPLRSEHAADYFYELPDGARRWISSLDASGQGLVQTSTDQLRGRKLFLWGSGDGGRRWQEWLTEPGTPGYAEIQAGLARTQLEHVKLEAGAEFSWLEAYGPLAADPATIHGADWQAARTEAGARLESALPRAEVDAAYEAWLPYADHDPTETLATGSGWGALEVLRAGHKLPGTPFEESMLDEDQSPWLELYRSGTFPVPRRVTPPGPTLVAPHWRDMLETAPAEPLTEYHLGVAQWHSGDTAQAVRSWERGLQLAPSRWPLLRCLAVADQCEGNPARAADRYAEAFDDLCEERREAPVWAAVTAALGREAIEALLTADRTEEARSVFARLRPPVQERGRFRFIEAQLLLAEGDIAGARTIFETGFEVADLREGAEILGEMWSRISDEPLPQTYEFRMRPGS; translated from the coding sequence TTGGCCACGACGGTGCGACGTGCCGTACTGACTCTGCCCGCCGCCCCGTTGGGGCCGGAGAACCCGCTGCCCGCGCTCCGGCCGCTGGACGAGGCGCACGGGATCGACACCGAGGGGCGCACCGACCTCCCCCGGGACATGGCGCGGCAGATCGGTTACGAGCCGCTCCGCACGCTGCTGCCCGTACGTGTCCTCGACGGGTACGGACGTGAGCGCACTCCGACCGGGCTTGAAGCGATCGTGATCGAGAACGACCGCTTGCGGGCCACCGTCCTTCCAGGCCTGGGCGGCCGCATCCAGTCGCTCTTCCACAAGCCGACCGACCGCGAACTGCTCTACCGCAACCCGGTCCTGCAGCCCGCCGACTTCGCGCTCAACGGCGCCTGGTTCTCCGGCGGCATCGAGTGGAACATCGGCGCCACCGGCCACACCACCCTCACCTGCGCCCCGCTGCACGCCGCCCTCGTGCCCGCCCCCGACGGCGGCGACATGGTCCGCCTCTGGGAGTGGGAGCGGCTGCGCGACCTGCCGTACCAGATCGACCTCTGGCTCCCCGCCGACTCCGACTTCCTCCACGTCGGCGTGCGCATCCGCAACCCGCACGAGACGGCCGTCCCCACCTACTGGTGGTCCAACATCGCCGTCCCCGAGGACGAGTCGACCCGCGTCGTCGCCCCCGCCGACGAGGCCTGGCACTTCGGCTACGAGCGCACCCTGCGCCGCGTCCCGGTCCCCGAACTCGACGGCATCGACCGCACCTACCCGCTGCGCAGCGAGCACGCCGCGGACTACTTCTACGAACTCCCCGACGGCGCCCGCCGCTGGATCTCCTCCCTCGACGCGTCCGGCCAGGGCCTCGTCCAGACCTCCACCGACCAACTGCGCGGCCGCAAGCTCTTCCTCTGGGGCTCGGGCGACGGCGGCCGCCGCTGGCAGGAGTGGCTGACCGAACCAGGCACCCCCGGCTACGCGGAGATCCAGGCCGGACTCGCCCGCACCCAGCTGGAGCACGTCAAGCTCGAGGCGGGCGCGGAGTTCAGCTGGCTGGAGGCGTACGGACCGCTCGCCGCCGACCCCGCCACGATCCACGGCGCCGACTGGCAGGCCGCCCGTACGGAAGCCGGGGCGCGCCTGGAGTCGGCCCTGCCCCGCGCCGAGGTCGACGCCGCGTACGAGGCCTGGCTCCCGTACGCCGACCACGACCCCACCGAGACCCTGGCCACCGGATCGGGCTGGGGCGCGCTGGAGGTCCTGCGCGCGGGCCACAAACTCCCCGGCACCCCCTTCGAGGAGTCGATGCTCGACGAGGACCAGTCGCCCTGGCTGGAGCTCTACCGCTCGGGCACCTTCCCCGTACCCCGCCGCGTCACCCCGCCGGGTCCCACCCTGGTCGCCCCGCACTGGCGCGACATGCTGGAGACCGCCCCCGCCGAACCGCTCACCGAGTACCACCTCGGGGTCGCCCAGTGGCACTCCGGCGACACCGCGCAGGCGGTGCGCAGCTGGGAGCGCGGCCTCCAACTCGCCCCGTCCCGCTGGCCGTTGCTCCGCTGCCTGGCCGTAGCCGACCAGTGCGAGGGCAACCCGGCCCGCGCCGCCGACCGCTACGCCGAAGCCTTCGACGACCTCTGCGAGGAGCGCCGCGAGGCACCGGTCTGGGCGGCGGTCACCGCCGCCCTCGGCCGCGAGGCGATAGAGGCGCTCCTGACCGCGGACCGCACGGAGGAGGCCCGCTCGGTCTTCGCCCGCCTCAGGCCCCCGGTCCAGGAACGCGGCCGCTTCCGCTTCATCGAGGCCCAACTCCTGCTCGCCGAGGGCGACATCGCGGGAGCCCGCACGATCTTTGAAACGGGCTTCGAGGTCGCGGACCTCAGGGAGGGCGCCGAGATCCTGGGCGAGATGTGGTCCAGAATCTCCGACGAACCACTGCCACAGACGTACGAATTCCGTATGCGCCCGGGGTCCTGA
- a CDS encoding M48 family metallopeptidase: MVCPECGAAVPKQERFVSWCAECGWNVDPGTPEPDRGRLDRLYLRLAHRNGERLYAELAQDADARPRRDLSSVLAYALALAVHAVTLTCLVGGVLLVVLGWSTVVLPIFGILLLTTGVVLCPRPRKLPPHDPVLRRAEAPALFALVDEVATVVATRGVDAVVVDASFNASVSTYGLRGRRVLTIGLGLWEVLSPQERIALLGHELGHYAHGDLRHGGVVAPAHRSLHLWYGALAPEPRPDLMGTFVNLVSLVPRWFVYGVLVLLTHLTFRASQRSEYLADRAGARAGSSEAAVAMQDRFLIGGSVEAELRRESVAAQTRGRRGDARAAEQGLWERIAEHAATVPEREYERLRRAGALRGHSEDTTHPATHLRRRLLTEAEPCAASVVADEVAVAAELADARRRVARTVIRDFAG, from the coding sequence GTGGTGTGTCCTGAGTGCGGTGCCGCCGTACCGAAGCAGGAGCGGTTCGTCAGCTGGTGCGCGGAGTGCGGGTGGAATGTCGATCCGGGCACTCCGGAGCCCGATCGCGGCCGCCTCGACCGGTTGTACCTGCGTCTGGCGCACCGCAACGGTGAACGGCTCTATGCCGAGTTGGCGCAGGACGCCGACGCCCGCCCCCGGCGCGACCTGTCGAGCGTGCTCGCCTACGCGCTGGCCCTCGCCGTGCACGCCGTCACCCTCACCTGCCTCGTGGGCGGGGTCCTGCTCGTGGTGCTCGGCTGGAGCACGGTGGTCCTGCCGATCTTCGGCATCCTGCTGCTCACCACGGGAGTGGTGCTGTGCCCGCGCCCCCGCAAGCTGCCCCCGCACGACCCGGTGCTGCGCCGTGCCGAAGCCCCCGCGCTCTTCGCACTGGTCGACGAGGTGGCCACGGTGGTCGCCACGCGCGGGGTCGACGCGGTGGTGGTCGACGCCTCGTTCAACGCCTCCGTCAGTACGTACGGACTGCGCGGCCGTCGTGTCCTCACCATCGGTCTCGGCCTGTGGGAGGTGCTGAGCCCGCAGGAGCGCATCGCCTTGCTCGGCCATGAACTCGGCCACTACGCCCACGGCGACCTCCGGCACGGCGGCGTGGTCGCCCCCGCGCACCGTTCTCTGCACCTCTGGTACGGGGCGCTGGCGCCCGAGCCCAGGCCGGATCTCATGGGGACCTTCGTCAATCTGGTCAGCCTGGTGCCGAGATGGTTCGTCTACGGCGTGCTGGTGCTGCTGACGCACCTGACGTTCCGCGCCTCCCAGCGCAGTGAGTACCTCGCCGACCGTGCAGGTGCCAGGGCCGGTTCCAGCGAAGCGGCCGTGGCTATGCAGGACCGGTTCCTGATCGGCGGATCCGTCGAGGCGGAACTGCGCCGGGAATCGGTCGCCGCGCAGACCCGGGGCCGTCGCGGCGACGCGCGCGCGGCCGAGCAGGGGCTGTGGGAGCGGATCGCCGAGCATGCGGCGACGGTCCCGGAGCGCGAATACGAGCGACTGCGGCGGGCCGGGGCTCTGCGCGGACACAGCGAGGACACCACGCACCCGGCGACCCATCTGCGCCGGCGGTTGCTCACCGAGGCCGAGCCCTGCGCTGCGAGCGTGGTGGCCGACGAGGTGGCCGTCGCGGCGGAGCTCGCCGATGCCCGCAGGCGCGTTGCGCGGACCGTCATCCGCGACTTCGCGGGCTGA
- a CDS encoding arginase family protein — MRRIVVIDAPSNLGLRPPAPGTVPGCYKLAGALREQRLVQRLGAYEGGVVVPPRYDRGPWQEGDGVFNAAAIAAYTPRLADRIEHHVRAGDFPLVLGGDCSIQLGASLALRRIGRYGIAVIDGSSDFRHPGNSDRVGAAGGEELALATGRGQRDLTDLEGLRPYVCDEDVRVFGIRDYDEERAELAELKISTMTVGELRQWGVADLAEGAVQSLEAPVTEGFWIHLDADVLDPTVMPAVDSPDPDGLLPDELRVLLARLLRSERCVGLNLTIYDPDLDPEGVAGALLADLVVDAFAQT; from the coding sequence ATGCGACGCATCGTGGTCATCGACGCCCCCTCCAACCTGGGCCTGCGTCCACCGGCCCCCGGCACCGTCCCCGGCTGCTACAAGCTGGCCGGAGCCCTGCGCGAGCAGCGTCTCGTGCAGCGGCTCGGGGCGTACGAGGGCGGGGTCGTCGTGCCGCCCCGCTACGACCGCGGGCCCTGGCAGGAGGGCGACGGCGTCTTCAACGCGGCCGCGATCGCCGCGTACACCCCGCGCCTCGCCGACCGCATCGAGCACCATGTGCGGGCGGGGGACTTCCCGCTCGTCCTCGGCGGCGACTGCTCGATCCAGCTGGGCGCCTCGCTCGCGCTGCGCCGGATCGGCCGCTACGGCATCGCGGTGATCGACGGGTCCTCGGACTTCCGCCACCCGGGCAACTCCGACCGTGTCGGGGCGGCGGGCGGGGAGGAACTGGCGCTCGCCACCGGGCGCGGGCAGCGCGATCTGACGGACCTGGAGGGCTTGCGTCCGTACGTGTGCGACGAGGACGTCCGGGTCTTCGGGATCCGCGACTACGACGAAGAGCGGGCGGAACTGGCCGAACTGAAGATCTCGACGATGACCGTCGGCGAACTCCGTCAGTGGGGTGTGGCCGATCTCGCCGAAGGAGCCGTGCAGAGCCTGGAAGCACCGGTGACCGAAGGGTTCTGGATCCATCTGGACGCCGACGTCCTCGACCCGACCGTCATGCCCGCCGTCGACAGCCCCGATCCGGACGGTCTTCTCCCTGACGAACTGCGGGTGTTGCTGGCGAGGCTGCTGCGGTCCGAGCGCTGCGTGGGCCTGAATCTGACCATCTACGACCCCGATCTTGACCCCGAAGGGGTTGCGGGTGCGCTCCTCGCCGACCTCGTGGTGGACGCTTTTGCGCAAACCTGA
- a CDS encoding TIGR03086 family metal-binding protein gives MSDLIALHRRVLETTTGIVAAVHPGQLPLPTPCGEWNLSQLLAHMTGQNHGFAAVARGERSDASVFADRPVDDDPAAGFAASAADVLSAFAEPGVLERDFWLPEVRNGITLPGRIAVGFHFIDYVVHGWDVAAAIGVPITFDAEVLAAGVPIAEAVPDDASRKETGAAFAPGLDSTPDTDTFDRILRALGRDPDWR, from the coding sequence ATGAGCGACCTCATCGCCCTCCACCGCCGCGTCCTGGAGACCACCACAGGGATCGTGGCGGCGGTCCACCCCGGCCAACTGCCCCTCCCCACACCGTGCGGCGAGTGGAACCTCTCACAGCTGCTCGCCCACATGACCGGCCAGAACCACGGCTTCGCGGCCGTGGCCAGGGGCGAGCGCTCCGACGCCTCGGTCTTCGCCGACCGCCCGGTGGACGACGACCCGGCGGCAGGATTCGCCGCCTCGGCCGCCGACGTCCTCAGCGCCTTCGCCGAACCCGGCGTCCTGGAGCGGGACTTCTGGCTGCCCGAGGTCCGGAACGGCATCACGCTCCCCGGCCGGATCGCGGTCGGCTTCCACTTCATCGACTACGTCGTCCACGGCTGGGACGTCGCTGCGGCGATCGGCGTCCCGATCACGTTCGACGCGGAGGTCCTGGCAGCGGGCGTCCCGATCGCGGAGGCGGTCCCGGACGACGCGTCCCGCAAGGAGACGGGGGCGGCGTTCGCCCCCGGCCTGGACAGCACACCGGACACGGACACCTTCGACCGCATCCTGCGCGCGCTGGGCCGGGACCCCGACTGGCGCTGA